The Bacillus vallismortis genome window below encodes:
- a CDS encoding TlyA family RNA methyltransferase produces MTSKKERLDVLLVERGLAETREKAKRAIMAGIVYSNENRLDKAGEKIDRDLPLTVKGNPLKYVSRGGLKLEKALKEFPISVKDKIMIDIGSSTGGFTDCALQNGAKQSYAVDVGYNQLAWKLRQDERVVVMERTNFRYATPADFTKGMPEFATIDVSFISLRLILPVLKTLLVPGSDCMALVKPQFEAGRESVGKKGIVRDPKVHADVLKRMVSFSAAEGYICKGLSFSPITGGDGNIEFLLHLHWPGEGQEGQELSEEEINRIVEEAHKTLKEKKADVPE; encoded by the coding sequence ATGACGTCAAAGAAAGAACGATTAGATGTATTACTAGTAGAAAGAGGGTTGGCGGAAACGCGGGAAAAAGCCAAGAGAGCCATTATGGCGGGAATCGTCTATTCAAACGAAAACCGCTTGGACAAGGCTGGGGAAAAAATTGACCGCGATCTGCCGTTAACAGTCAAAGGAAACCCGCTGAAATATGTGAGCAGAGGCGGCTTAAAGCTTGAAAAAGCGCTGAAGGAGTTTCCCATCTCTGTTAAGGATAAAATCATGATTGATATTGGCTCCTCCACCGGCGGTTTTACGGACTGCGCTCTGCAAAACGGTGCTAAACAGTCATACGCGGTAGATGTAGGCTACAATCAGCTTGCGTGGAAGCTTAGACAGGATGAACGGGTCGTCGTGATGGAACGGACAAACTTCCGTTACGCAACACCGGCAGACTTTACAAAGGGCATGCCGGAGTTTGCTACGATTGACGTGTCCTTTATTTCACTGCGGCTTATCCTGCCTGTCCTCAAAACATTGCTTGTGCCTGGCAGTGACTGCATGGCTCTTGTTAAGCCGCAGTTTGAAGCGGGACGGGAATCCGTCGGCAAAAAAGGGATTGTCAGAGATCCTAAAGTACATGCTGATGTTCTCAAGCGTATGGTCAGTTTCTCTGCTGCTGAAGGCTATATCTGCAAAGGCCTGTCATTTTCTCCAATCACGGGAGGAGACGGAAATATTGAATTTCTCCTTCATTTGCATTGGCCGGGAGAGGGACAGGAAGGACAGGAGCTGTCAGAAGAAGAGATCAATCGCATTGTAGAAGAGGCACATAAGACGTTAAAAGAAAAAAAAGCAGATGTACCGGAATAA
- the spoIVB gene encoding SpoIVB peptidase, which produces MPDNIRKAVGLILLVSLLSVGLCKPLKEYLLIPTQMRVFETQTQAIETGLSVNAHTQESSEAFTVKKDPHEVKVTGKKSGESELVYDLAGFPIKKTKVKVLPDLKVIPGGQSIGVKLHSVGVLVVGFHQINTSEGKKSPGETAGIEAGDIIIEMNGQKIEKMNDVAPFIQNAGKTGESLDLLIKRDKQKIKTKLIPEKDEAEGKFRIGLYIRDSAAGIGTMTFYEPKSKKYGALGHVISDMDTKKPIVVENGEIVKSTVTSIEKGTGGNPGEKLARFSSERKTIGDINRNSPFGIFGTLHQPIQNKISDQGLPVAFSTEVKKGPAEILTVINDDKVEKFDIEIVSTTPQKFPATKGMVLKITDPRLLKETGGIVQGMSGSPIIQNGKVIGAVTHVFVNDPTSGYGVHIEWMLSEAGIDIYGKEKAS; this is translated from the coding sequence ATGCCCGATAACATCAGAAAAGCAGTAGGTTTAATTCTCCTTGTTTCGTTATTAAGTGTAGGTTTATGCAAACCGCTAAAAGAGTATTTACTGATTCCAACGCAAATGAGAGTATTTGAAACCCAAACACAAGCGATTGAAACGGGTTTATCGGTAAACGCTCATACACAAGAATCTTCAGAAGCGTTTACAGTAAAGAAAGACCCGCATGAAGTCAAGGTGACAGGCAAAAAATCAGGTGAATCAGAGTTAGTATACGATCTTGCAGGATTTCCAATCAAAAAAACAAAAGTAAAAGTTCTTCCTGATTTAAAAGTCATACCTGGCGGACAATCGATTGGTGTTAAACTTCATTCCGTCGGTGTTCTTGTCGTCGGATTTCATCAGATCAACACTAGTGAAGGTAAAAAATCCCCGGGAGAAACGGCCGGTATTGAAGCGGGCGACATCATTATTGAGATGAATGGACAGAAAATTGAAAAAATGAATGATGTGGCCCCATTTATTCAGAATGCCGGTAAAACCGGCGAATCTTTAGATTTGCTTATTAAACGTGATAAACAGAAAATCAAAACAAAGCTCATTCCGGAAAAGGATGAAGCAGAAGGCAAGTTCAGAATTGGGTTATATATCAGGGATTCTGCCGCTGGGATCGGCACTATGACCTTTTATGAACCGAAGTCAAAAAAATACGGAGCACTTGGCCACGTGATTTCCGATATGGACACAAAGAAACCGATTGTAGTGGAGAATGGCGAAATCGTTAAATCAACTGTAACATCAATTGAAAAAGGGACAGGCGGAAATCCGGGAGAAAAACTGGCGCGATTTTCCTCAGAACGCAAAACGATCGGGGATATTAACAGAAACAGCCCGTTTGGGATTTTCGGGACACTGCATCAGCCGATTCAAAACAAGATTTCAGATCAAGGACTGCCGGTTGCGTTTTCTACTGAAGTCAAAAAAGGCCCGGCTGAAATTTTAACGGTCATTAATGATGACAAGGTAGAAAAGTTTGATATTGAAATCGTCAGCACAACCCCGCAAAAATTCCCGGCAACAAAAGGAATGGTCTTGAAAATAACCGATCCGAGGCTATTAAAAGAAACAGGCGGCATCGTCCAGGGGATGAGCGGAAGCCCGATCATCCAAAATGGCAAAGTGATCGGCGCTGTCACCCATGTGTTTGTAAATGACCCGACAAGCGGCTACGGCGTTCATATTGAATGGATGCTGTCAGAAGCGGGAATTGATATTTACGGAAAAGAAAAAGCAAGCTGA
- the argR gene encoding arginine repressor ArgR, with protein sequence MNKGQRHIKIREIITSNEIETQDELVDMLKQDGYKVTQATVSRDIKELHLVKVPTNNGSYKYSLPADQRFNPLSKLKRALMDAFVKIDSASHMIVLKTMPGNAQAIGALMDNLDWDEIMGTICGDDTILMICRTPEDTDGVKNRLLELL encoded by the coding sequence ATGAACAAAGGCCAGAGGCATATTAAAATCAGAGAGATCATTACAAGCAATGAAATCGAAACGCAGGACGAATTGGTTGACATGCTGAAGCAGGATGGATACAAAGTGACGCAAGCCACGGTTTCACGCGATATTAAAGAGCTTCACCTAGTGAAAGTGCCTACGAATAACGGCTCTTACAAATACAGTCTTCCGGCAGACCAGCGTTTCAATCCGCTGTCCAAACTGAAGCGGGCACTGATGGACGCATTTGTGAAAATAGACTCAGCAAGCCATATGATTGTGCTCAAAACGATGCCCGGCAACGCCCAGGCAATCGGGGCGCTGATGGACAATTTGGACTGGGATGAAATAATGGGAACCATTTGCGGAGATGACACGATTTTAATGATTTGCCGGACTCCTGAAGATACAGACGGCGTAAAAAACAGGCTGCTTGAGCTGCTGTAA
- the recN gene encoding DNA repair protein RecN has protein sequence MLAELSIKNFAIIEELTVSFERGLTVLTGETGAGKSIIIDAISLLVGGRGSSEFVRYGETKAELEGLFLLESGHPVFDVCAEQGIDVSDEMIIMRRDISTSGKSVCRVNGKLVTIASLREIGRLLLDIHGQHDNQLLMEDENHLQLLDKFAGAEAESALQTYQEGYQRYMKLLKKLKQLSESEQEMAHRLDLIQFQLEEIESAKLELNEDEQLQEERQQISNFEKIYESLQNAYNALRSEQGGLDWVGMASAQLEDISDINEPLKKLSENVSNSYYLLEDATFQMRNMLDELEYDPERLNYIETRLNEIKQLKRKYGASVEDILEYASKIEEEIDQIENRDSHLQSVKKELDSVGKDVAVEAANVSKIRKAWAKKLADEIHRELKSLYMEKSTFDTEFKIRTAPRNEEAPIVNGQPVQMTEQGIDLVKFLISTNTGEPLKSLSKVASGGELSRVMLAIKSIFSSQQDVTSIIFDEVDTGVSGRVAQAIAEKIHKVSIGSQVLCITHLPQVAAMADTHLYIAKELKDGRTTTHVKPLSKQEKVAEIGRMIAGVEVTDLTKRHAKELLRQADQVKTTG, from the coding sequence TTGTTAGCTGAACTATCCATTAAAAACTTTGCCATTATTGAGGAACTGACGGTTTCTTTTGAACGCGGGCTCACGGTTTTAACAGGAGAAACCGGAGCCGGCAAGTCCATCATCATAGATGCCATTTCTCTTTTAGTCGGAGGCCGCGGCTCATCCGAATTTGTCAGATATGGGGAGACAAAAGCCGAGCTTGAAGGGCTGTTTCTATTGGAGAGCGGCCATCCCGTTTTTGACGTATGCGCTGAGCAGGGAATTGACGTTTCTGACGAAATGATCATCATGAGAAGGGATATCAGCACGAGCGGAAAAAGCGTTTGCCGAGTTAATGGCAAGCTTGTCACGATTGCCTCGCTAAGAGAGATCGGCAGGCTTTTATTAGATATTCACGGGCAGCACGATAACCAGCTGTTAATGGAGGACGAAAATCACCTCCAGCTTTTGGACAAGTTTGCCGGAGCCGAAGCGGAAAGCGCGCTTCAAACGTATCAGGAAGGGTACCAGCGGTATATGAAGCTGCTTAAAAAGCTAAAGCAGCTTTCTGAAAGCGAACAGGAAATGGCCCACCGTCTTGATCTCATTCAATTTCAGCTCGAAGAAATCGAATCGGCTAAGCTCGAGCTTAATGAAGATGAGCAGCTTCAGGAAGAGCGCCAGCAAATTTCAAATTTTGAGAAGATATATGAATCGCTGCAAAATGCATATAACGCGCTTCGCAGCGAGCAGGGCGGACTGGACTGGGTCGGAATGGCATCAGCGCAGCTTGAAGATATATCCGATATTAACGAACCGCTGAAAAAACTGTCTGAAAATGTTTCGAACTCCTACTATCTTCTGGAGGACGCTACATTTCAGATGAGAAATATGCTGGATGAACTTGAATATGATCCGGAACGCCTGAACTATATTGAGACGCGCCTTAATGAAATCAAACAGCTGAAACGAAAATACGGTGCATCTGTTGAGGATATCTTGGAATACGCTTCTAAAATTGAAGAAGAGATTGACCAAATTGAAAACAGGGACAGCCATCTTCAAAGCGTGAAGAAGGAGCTTGACTCAGTCGGCAAAGATGTCGCAGTGGAAGCGGCAAATGTTTCAAAAATCCGCAAAGCATGGGCGAAAAAGCTGGCTGATGAGATTCATCGGGAATTAAAAAGCCTCTACATGGAAAAATCAACTTTTGATACGGAATTTAAGATCAGAACAGCGCCCCGAAATGAGGAGGCGCCGATTGTAAACGGCCAGCCTGTTCAGATGACTGAACAAGGGATTGATTTGGTGAAGTTTTTAATTTCAACCAATACAGGCGAACCGCTGAAATCCCTTTCGAAAGTCGCTTCCGGAGGAGAGCTGTCACGGGTGATGCTAGCTATTAAAAGCATTTTTTCCTCTCAACAGGATGTGACGTCGATTATATTCGATGAGGTTGATACCGGTGTAAGCGGCAGAGTCGCACAGGCAATCGCTGAGAAGATCCATAAAGTGTCAATAGGATCGCAAGTGCTGTGTATTACACACTTGCCTCAGGTGGCTGCCATGGCAGATACGCATCTTTATATTGCGAAGGAGTTAAAAGACGGCAGAACGACAACACATGTCAAGCCGCTGTCTAAGCAGGAAAAGGTAGCGGAAATCGGGCGTATGATTGCAGGAGTCGAAGTAACAGACTTAACGAAACGCCATGCAAAAGAACTTTTAAGACAAGCGGACCAAGTCAAAACAACGGGGTGA